In Synechococcus sp. A18-25c, a single window of DNA contains:
- a CDS encoding AbrB family transcriptional regulator, which produces MLVGEELLNKARALSNRPEDEIARGCGYVGPSGRLLRKSFYRALVEAKGYKLPSSSGNGSGGPRGRQADFRTRVHGNGNLLIGHAYTRRLDLVPGQEFKIELNKDSGTITLLPLEESPASE; this is translated from the coding sequence ATGCTGGTTGGAGAGGAATTACTGAACAAGGCCCGGGCCCTCAGCAACCGACCTGAGGACGAAATTGCCCGTGGCTGCGGCTACGTCGGACCCAGTGGCCGGCTGTTGCGCAAAAGCTTTTACCGCGCGCTCGTTGAAGCCAAGGGCTACAAGCTGCCCTCCAGCAGCGGCAATGGCAGCGGCGGCCCAAGGGGACGTCAGGCCGATTTCCGCACGCGCGTTCACGGCAACGGCAACCTACTGATCGGTCATGCTTACACGCGACGACTTGACCTCGTGCCTGGCCAGGAGTTCAAGATTGAATTGAACAAAGATTCAGGCACGATCACACTCCTGCCCCTCGAGGAATCCCCGGCGTCGGAGTGA
- a CDS encoding cytochrome c oxidase subunit 3 translates to MTITTQDHDLTNHDPHAAEHPDHRMFGLATFLVADAMTFAGFFAAYLTFKAVNPLLPGAIYELELPLPTLNTILLLVSSATFHRAGANLRQQENDRCRFWLLLTAGLGLAFLASQMVEYFTLPFGLTDNLFASTFYALTGFHGLHVTLGTLMILIVWWQCRSPSGRISASNHFPLEAAELYWHFVDGIWVILFVILYLI, encoded by the coding sequence ATGACCATCACCACCCAGGATCACGACCTGACCAATCACGATCCGCATGCAGCGGAGCATCCCGATCACCGCATGTTCGGACTGGCCACCTTTCTGGTGGCTGATGCCATGACCTTCGCCGGATTCTTCGCCGCTTATCTCACCTTCAAAGCGGTCAATCCACTCCTGCCAGGTGCAATTTACGAACTTGAACTGCCGCTGCCCACCCTCAACACCATCCTCCTGCTGGTGAGCAGTGCCACATTTCATCGCGCTGGAGCGAATCTGCGCCAACAGGAAAACGATCGATGCCGTTTCTGGCTCCTGCTCACAGCGGGCCTTGGCCTGGCCTTCCTGGCCAGTCAGATGGTGGAGTACTTCACCTTGCCGTTTGGTCTCACTGACAATCTCTTCGCCAGCACTTTTTATGCCCTGACTGGATTTCATGGGTTGCATGTCACCCTTGGGACCTTGATGATCCTGATTGTGTGGTGGCAATGCCGCAGCCCATCAGGACGCATCAGCGCCAGCAATCATTTCCCCCTCGAAGCCGCCGAGCTCTATTGGCACTTCGTGGATGGCATCTGGGTGATTCTGTTCGTGATTCTCTACCTGATCTGA
- the ctaD gene encoding cytochrome c oxidase subunit I yields MTITAPPPSTPSSASLQPSGWLRYFSFSVDHKVIGLQYLVCGFAFYLIGGAMAGAIRTELLSPISDFMPRDVYNQILTLHGTVMIFLWIVPVVNGAFGNYLIPFYVGARDMAYPRLNAVAFWLIPPAGLMLISSYFITGAAQSGWTAYPPLSITTPATGQIIWILSVLLLGGSSIFGGINFIATILKLRRPGLKLMQLPMYCWAMLGTSILVVLSTPVLAGTLIMLSFDIVAHTGFFNPGLGGNVVVYQHLFWFYSHPAVYIMVLPAFGLVSEILPVHCRKPLFGYATMVYSIMAIVVLGLVVWAHHMFTSGTPPWMRLFFTIATAFIAVPTGIKFFNWLATLWGGRISLNSAVLFSCGFIVNFVLGGITGVALAQVPFDVHVHDTYFVVAHFHYIVYGGSVFVIFASIYHWYPKVTGRMLNEHLGRFHFLITFIGFNLCFAPQHWLGLNGMPRRVAEYDPQFALVNQISSVGALLMAISTLPFLWNVVASAFSGAPAGDNPWKALTPEWLTSSPPPVENWTGEPPLVTHPYGYGVPADEIDLNSASGSDLWSSGQ; encoded by the coding sequence ATGACCATCACCGCACCCCCACCATCCACACCGTCGTCAGCGTCACTGCAACCCAGTGGATGGCTGCGCTATTTCAGCTTCAGCGTCGATCACAAGGTGATCGGCCTCCAGTACCTGGTGTGCGGCTTCGCTTTTTATCTGATCGGCGGGGCGATGGCCGGCGCCATTCGCACTGAGCTGCTCAGCCCCATCTCGGACTTCATGCCGAGAGATGTCTACAACCAGATTCTCACCTTGCACGGCACGGTGATGATTTTTCTATGGATTGTGCCGGTGGTGAATGGCGCCTTTGGTAACTATCTGATTCCCTTCTACGTCGGCGCGAGGGACATGGCTTATCCCAGGCTGAATGCCGTCGCCTTCTGGCTGATTCCTCCGGCAGGGCTGATGCTGATCAGCAGCTATTTCATCACCGGTGCGGCGCAATCGGGTTGGACGGCCTATCCCCCCCTCAGCATCACCACACCGGCCACTGGGCAAATCATCTGGATCTTGAGTGTGCTTCTACTAGGTGGAAGCTCCATTTTCGGAGGCATCAATTTCATCGCCACCATTCTCAAACTGCGCCGACCCGGTTTGAAACTGATGCAGTTGCCGATGTACTGCTGGGCCATGCTCGGCACCAGCATTCTCGTCGTGCTCTCCACGCCCGTGCTGGCTGGCACATTGATCATGTTGAGCTTCGACATCGTGGCCCACACCGGATTTTTCAATCCTGGATTGGGGGGCAATGTGGTGGTGTATCAGCATCTTTTCTGGTTCTACTCACACCCTGCCGTCTACATCATGGTGCTGCCGGCTTTCGGGCTCGTCAGTGAAATCCTGCCGGTGCATTGCCGAAAACCTTTGTTCGGTTACGCGACGATGGTGTATTCGATCATGGCGATTGTGGTGCTGGGCCTTGTGGTTTGGGCGCACCACATGTTCACCAGCGGTACTCCTCCCTGGATGCGCCTGTTCTTCACGATCGCTACGGCCTTCATCGCCGTACCGACGGGCATCAAATTCTTCAATTGGCTAGCCACCCTCTGGGGCGGGCGGATCAGCCTGAACAGTGCTGTTTTGTTCTCCTGCGGATTCATCGTGAATTTCGTCTTGGGGGGCATCACCGGCGTCGCCCTGGCGCAAGTGCCCTTCGATGTGCATGTCCACGACACCTACTTCGTGGTTGCCCACTTTCACTACATCGTCTATGGGGGATCGGTGTTTGTGATCTTCGCCTCCATCTATCACTGGTACCCCAAAGTGACTGGCCGCATGCTCAACGAGCATCTGGGGCGTTTTCACTTCCTGATCACGTTCATCGGCTTCAACCTCTGCTTCGCGCCTCAACACTGGCTTGGCCTTAATGGCATGCCCCGACGCGTGGCGGAATACGACCCTCAATTTGCTCTGGTGAATCAGATCAGCAGCGTGGGAGCCCTATTGATGGCCATCAGCACGCTTCCTTTCCTCTGGAATGTGGTGGCCAGCGCGTTCTCCGGAGCACCCGCAGGGGATAACCCCTGGAAAGCGCTCACACCGGAATGGCTGACGTCCTCACCGCCACCAGTGGAGAACTGGACCGGCGAACCGCCCCTGGTGACCCATCCCTATGGCTATGGGGTTCCCGCCGATGAAATTGACCTCAATTCTGCCAGCGGCAGTGATCTCTGGAGCAGCGGCCAATGA
- a CDS encoding cytochrome c oxidase subunit II, whose protein sequence is MPIPSAILTLVLGMLLVLGGLWIGQNVNLLPVDASVNAPIYDELFRVLFSIGTILFVGIVGLIVFSLVRFRRRPGQLGDGIALEGNLPLEVFWTAVPAIVVLFVGLYSYDIYERMGGMVPLGHGNHGAVSATASATEQRIWGGIGSTQDSQTAKASAIAPFPIEVTAMQFAFLFHYPEGDFISGELHVPADRPVSLTMEAKDVIHAFWIPEFRLKQDVIPGQPTVLDFTPTRPGTYSIVCAELCGPYHGGMRSSVVVDSADDFETWLQANSKTTPSEA, encoded by the coding sequence GTGCCTATTCCTTCAGCCATCCTCACGCTTGTCCTAGGAATGCTCCTCGTTCTCGGGGGGCTTTGGATTGGCCAGAACGTGAATCTTTTGCCGGTGGATGCAAGCGTGAATGCGCCCATCTACGACGAGTTATTTCGTGTTTTGTTCAGCATTGGCACGATTCTCTTCGTCGGAATCGTTGGGTTGATTGTGTTCAGTCTGGTGCGTTTCCGGAGACGTCCTGGCCAACTCGGTGATGGCATCGCCCTGGAAGGCAATCTGCCGCTCGAGGTGTTCTGGACGGCAGTTCCCGCGATCGTTGTTCTGTTTGTCGGGCTCTACAGCTACGACATCTACGAACGCATGGGCGGCATGGTTCCCCTTGGCCATGGCAACCATGGAGCCGTCAGTGCGACTGCCAGCGCGACGGAGCAACGGATCTGGGGAGGCATTGGCTCTACACAGGATTCCCAAACGGCCAAGGCGTCGGCCATCGCACCGTTTCCCATCGAGGTCACGGCGATGCAGTTCGCTTTCCTGTTCCACTACCCGGAAGGCGACTTCATTTCCGGGGAGCTGCACGTCCCAGCCGATCGCCCTGTCTCACTGACAATGGAAGCGAAGGATGTGATCCATGCGTTCTGGATCCCTGAGTTCCGGCTGAAACAGGACGTTATCCCTGGGCAACCGACGGTTCTCGACTTCACACCCACCCGACCTGGCACTTATTCGATCGTTTGCGCAGAGCTCTGTGGGCCTTATCACGGCGGCATGCGCTCCTCTGTCGTGGTGGACAGCGCCGATGACTTCGAGACCTGGCTGCAGGCCAACAGCAAGACCACCCCTTCTGAAGCATGA
- a CDS encoding heme A synthase → MEESTLTASSLAPIRRRLAQLAAHLVVALVALVVIGGATRVMEAGLACPDWPLCYGTLLPGRQMNLQVFLEWFHRLDAFVVGVALMVQLGAVWWCRRDLPRWLLPISASLVLMVALQGGLGALTVLQLLPSAVVTAHLALALTLVVTVSALTQVLLADASTTAAPRWWVLLGSFSVLAVCGQSLLGARMATTWASQRCLEAGASCHWLHWHRMAATPAALSVLVFVLVALFSGRWGRSQWPLLCTALLLVGTQIALGVSTLRLGLSQPALTVGHQLVACLLVAVLAALTFRRQPPASDALIALPDSSALEACHG, encoded by the coding sequence ATGGAGGAGTCGACGTTGACTGCATCGTCTCTTGCTCCGATCCGTCGACGTTTGGCCCAGCTGGCTGCGCATCTGGTGGTGGCCTTGGTGGCCTTAGTGGTGATCGGTGGCGCGACCCGCGTCATGGAGGCTGGTCTGGCGTGTCCGGATTGGCCGTTGTGTTACGGCACGCTGCTGCCAGGGCGTCAGATGAACCTCCAGGTTTTCTTGGAATGGTTTCACCGACTGGATGCCTTCGTGGTGGGGGTTGCACTCATGGTGCAGCTCGGTGCTGTGTGGTGGTGCCGCCGAGATCTGCCGAGATGGTTGCTGCCCATCAGCGCTTCCCTGGTGCTGATGGTCGCCCTGCAAGGAGGGCTGGGGGCTCTCACGGTTCTGCAGCTTCTTCCTTCCGCGGTGGTGACCGCTCACCTGGCTCTGGCACTAACGCTCGTCGTCACCGTCAGTGCACTCACACAGGTGCTTCTCGCCGACGCTTCGACCACGGCCGCTCCGCGCTGGTGGGTGCTGCTCGGATCCTTCAGTGTTTTGGCAGTGTGCGGGCAAAGCCTCCTCGGCGCCCGCATGGCTACGACCTGGGCGTCCCAGCGTTGCCTGGAGGCCGGAGCCTCCTGTCATTGGTTGCACTGGCATCGGATGGCCGCCACTCCCGCGGCTCTTTCGGTGCTCGTTTTCGTCCTCGTAGCGCTGTTCAGCGGGCGTTGGGGTCGCAGCCAGTGGCCGCTTCTGTGCACAGCCCTCCTGCTTGTGGGCACCCAGATCGCCCTTGGCGTCAGCACGTTGCGGCTGGGTTTGTCCCAGCCCGCTCTCACCGTTGGTCATCAGTTGGTGGCTTGCCTGCTGGTGGCCGTGCTGGCGGCGCTCACGTTTCGGCGTCAGCCTCCCGCCAGCGATGCGCTGATCGCCCTTCCCGATTCTTCCGCTTTGGAGGCCTGTCATGGCTAG
- a CDS encoding heme o synthase: protein MASATPTAAAAPLTRDQVVPSRRRIKLPPWLEVAKPRLIPLLLATTLGGMALSEGWPLSSPRLACTLGGGALASAAAGVLNCLWEQELDGRMQRTSGRALPSGRLSPTAAFAGAVSCTLAAATLLVSGVNCLAAGLSLLGLCSYVLLYTALLKPRTTQNIVIGGVAGAIPPLVGAAAATGHVGLSGWWLFALVMVWTPAHFWALALLLRDDYRAVGIPMLPVVKGPIVTARAIRRYGWATALLSLLGVVALPEGGVLYGLLVIPFNGRLLQMVEHLAQDPSSSERAKGLFRWSILYLFGICLLLILSRQSDAALLDAQVRGWMLMLTGGFSGTSA from the coding sequence ATGGCTAGTGCCACTCCGACCGCAGCTGCAGCTCCTCTCACCCGGGACCAGGTGGTCCCCTCCCGTCGCCGCATCAAGCTGCCTCCATGGTTGGAGGTGGCCAAACCAAGGCTGATTCCTTTGCTTCTGGCCACCACTCTTGGTGGGATGGCGCTGTCGGAAGGCTGGCCTCTGTCGTCGCCACGACTGGCCTGCACCCTTGGAGGTGGAGCCTTGGCCTCCGCTGCGGCAGGTGTTCTCAACTGCCTCTGGGAACAAGAGCTGGATGGTCGGATGCAGCGAACTAGTGGTCGTGCTCTCCCATCAGGACGGCTCTCCCCGACCGCCGCTTTCGCAGGTGCCGTGTCCTGCACCCTTGCCGCGGCGACGTTGCTGGTCAGCGGTGTGAACTGCCTGGCGGCCGGGTTGTCCCTGCTCGGTCTGTGCAGCTACGTACTTCTCTACACGGCGCTTCTCAAGCCCAGAACCACTCAAAACATCGTGATCGGCGGAGTGGCTGGGGCGATTCCGCCGCTGGTGGGTGCTGCGGCCGCCACCGGTCATGTGGGCCTGAGCGGCTGGTGGCTCTTCGCGTTAGTGATGGTCTGGACCCCTGCCCACTTCTGGGCCCTAGCTCTGTTGCTTCGCGACGACTATCGCGCCGTTGGAATTCCCATGTTGCCGGTGGTCAAAGGCCCCATTGTGACTGCCCGTGCTATCCGCCGTTACGGCTGGGCGACGGCTCTGCTCAGTTTGCTCGGTGTTGTCGCGTTGCCAGAAGGTGGTGTGCTCTACGGCTTGCTGGTAATTCCCTTCAACGGGCGCTTGCTTCAGATGGTGGAGCATCTCGCCCAGGACCCCAGCAGTTCCGAACGCGCCAAAGGGTTGTTCCGCTGGTCGATTCTTTACCTCTTCGGTATTTGTCTGCTGCTGATCCTCAGCCGTCAATCGGATGCAGCACTTTTGGACGCGCAGGTGAGGGGATGGATGCTGATGCTGACGGGCGGGTTCTCAGGGACATCTGCCTAG
- a CDS encoding ATP-binding cassette domain-containing protein produces MSLLELDQLEKSYGSVEALKGLSLSVPSGCLYGLLGPNGAGKTTALRILATLLAPDRGTVTVGGVNALENPRVVRQLMGFVAQEVAIDKILTGRELLALQGDLYHLRRAERNQRIETLIDRLSMNEWIDRRCGTYSGGMRRRLDLAAGLLHEPRLLVLDEPTVGLDIESRAVIWEVLRDLRDQGTTVLLSSHYLEEVEALADRMAIIDAGRVIAEGSPDGLKQDLGGDRVTLRVREFSDQPEAEKVRHLLEGLDGVRRIVVNRAQGYSLNLVVDGEHVLSVLKTQLASADLEVFSLSQSRPSLDDVYLQATGRTLMDAELAVAGQRDPKLERRQSMR; encoded by the coding sequence ATGTCTCTGCTGGAGCTGGACCAACTGGAAAAGTCCTACGGGTCCGTTGAGGCTCTGAAGGGACTCAGTTTGTCTGTTCCTTCCGGTTGCCTGTACGGCTTACTCGGCCCGAATGGTGCCGGAAAGACAACGGCCCTGCGCATCCTGGCCACCTTGCTTGCCCCTGATCGCGGCACCGTGACGGTTGGAGGCGTCAATGCCTTGGAGAACCCGCGTGTTGTCCGCCAGCTCATGGGATTCGTGGCTCAGGAGGTGGCGATCGACAAGATTCTGACTGGACGTGAGCTCCTGGCTTTGCAAGGCGATTTGTACCACCTACGTCGCGCCGAGCGGAACCAAAGGATCGAGACCCTCATCGACCGCCTGTCGATGAACGAATGGATTGATCGCCGCTGTGGCACCTACTCAGGCGGGATGCGTCGTCGGCTGGATCTGGCTGCCGGACTCCTGCACGAGCCTCGATTGCTCGTTCTGGATGAACCCACGGTGGGGCTCGATATTGAAAGTCGTGCCGTGATCTGGGAAGTGCTTCGTGATCTTCGAGATCAGGGAACGACAGTGTTGCTTAGCAGTCATTACCTCGAGGAGGTGGAGGCCCTGGCCGACCGCATGGCGATCATCGATGCCGGTCGCGTGATCGCCGAAGGCTCACCCGACGGCCTCAAGCAAGACCTGGGCGGCGACAGGGTGACCTTGCGAGTGCGTGAATTCAGCGATCAACCGGAGGCCGAGAAGGTGCGCCATCTACTGGAGGGCTTGGACGGCGTCAGGCGGATTGTGGTCAACCGCGCCCAGGGCTACTCGCTCAACCTCGTGGTGGATGGCGAGCACGTGCTGTCAGTACTCAAAACGCAGCTCGCCAGTGCTGATCTCGAGGTGTTCTCCCTGTCCCAGAGCCGTCCAAGCCTCGATGATGTCTACCTGCAAGCGACGGGTCGCACCCTGATGGATGCTGAGCTGGCCGTTGCGGGTCAACGCGATCCCAAGCTCGAGCGTCGTCAGTCGATGCGTTGA
- a CDS encoding ABC transporter permease — MTSPVIGAPSAQPVDRSALSELAQETSALTRRLFLQLQRRPSTLVAGVLQPLIWLVLFGALFSRAPEGLLPGGMSYGRFLGAGVIVFTAFSGALNAGLPVMFDREFGFLNRLLVAPLRSRSSIVLASVIFITTLSLVQSLAIMLMAALLGYGWPGAAGLLLVIITLLLLVFAVTALSLGLAFALPGHIELLAVIFVANLPLLFASTALAPLSFMPPWLGWLAALNPLTFAIEPIRAAYAGPLDLSSVLLEAPYGPVTGTTCLLVLTLLTAALFLLIRPLLNRKLA; from the coding sequence ATGACCAGTCCAGTCATCGGTGCTCCATCCGCCCAACCCGTCGACCGCTCAGCTTTGTCCGAGTTGGCGCAGGAGACGTCTGCACTGACGCGCCGGTTGTTCCTTCAGTTGCAGCGTCGCCCGTCAACGCTGGTGGCGGGAGTTCTCCAACCGTTGATCTGGTTGGTGTTGTTCGGTGCACTGTTTTCGCGCGCTCCAGAGGGATTGCTTCCCGGTGGCATGAGCTATGGGCGCTTCCTTGGGGCTGGCGTGATTGTGTTTACGGCCTTCAGCGGGGCTCTCAATGCAGGGTTGCCGGTGATGTTCGACCGGGAGTTCGGCTTCCTGAACCGACTGCTGGTGGCTCCTCTGCGCAGTCGAAGCTCGATTGTGCTGGCGTCGGTCATTTTCATCACCACCCTCAGCCTGGTTCAGAGCCTGGCGATCATGCTGATGGCCGCGCTGCTGGGTTACGGCTGGCCTGGAGCTGCGGGTCTGCTGCTGGTGATCATCACCTTGCTGTTGCTGGTATTCGCGGTGACGGCACTCAGCCTCGGCCTTGCGTTTGCGTTGCCTGGTCACATTGAATTGCTTGCGGTGATCTTCGTGGCCAATCTGCCGCTGCTGTTCGCCAGCACTGCGTTGGCACCCCTCAGCTTCATGCCCCCCTGGCTGGGCTGGCTTGCAGCGCTGAATCCCCTTACCTTCGCGATTGAACCCATCCGCGCCGCCTATGCAGGTCCATTGGATCTGTCGTCGGTTCTTTTGGAAGCCCCTTACGGTCCGGTCACCGGAACCACCTGTCTGCTGGTCCTGACGCTGTTAACTGCTGCGTTGTTCCTGCTGATTCGCCCTCTGCTCAATCGCAAACTCGCCTGA